A window of Tautonia plasticadhaerens contains these coding sequences:
- a CDS encoding alpha/beta fold hydrolase — protein sequence MRRDRIVLAVVAGCVLALGSLGCASLRRLNLNRDLRPCSDGFARTADGWMLGVRHYHPIDPKPGALPVVLCHGLGLNGTFWTITDDHLPSQLAGRGYEVFLVDMRGSGASYRDGTVGWVNAGLRQTIIPEYGNDEWTMDDQALYDVPAILDYVHSQTGHDRVNWVGHSLGGMLMFAFLERSEHADRIANFVAMGSPACVSESPESKRVLKANRGLRTLMKAISTSRIARPMSIARPPGLDQIDRFYYSADNVDRETVDRFYGSTLEDPGPGALKQMDRYLESGRLVSEDGSIDYFAGLPEIRTPTLFVAGDGDILADLFSKWKTYEAMGSADKTFLRFGRSQGHVADYGHCDLVWSRHAPKEIFPEIIDWLDARQQAVRPSPQR from the coding sequence ATGCGCAGGGATCGCATCGTGCTGGCGGTGGTGGCGGGTTGCGTCCTGGCGCTCGGCAGCCTCGGGTGCGCCTCGCTGCGGAGGCTGAACCTCAACCGGGACCTCCGGCCGTGCAGCGACGGCTTCGCCCGGACGGCCGACGGCTGGATGCTCGGGGTCCGCCATTATCACCCGATCGACCCGAAGCCGGGGGCCCTGCCGGTCGTCCTCTGCCACGGCCTGGGCCTCAACGGCACCTTCTGGACGATCACCGACGACCACCTGCCCTCGCAGCTCGCCGGGCGCGGGTATGAGGTGTTCCTGGTGGACATGAGGGGCTCGGGGGCGAGCTACCGGGATGGCACCGTCGGCTGGGTGAACGCGGGGCTCCGGCAGACGATCATCCCCGAGTACGGCAACGACGAGTGGACGATGGACGACCAGGCGCTCTACGACGTGCCGGCGATCCTCGACTACGTCCATTCCCAGACCGGCCACGACCGCGTCAACTGGGTCGGCCACAGCCTGGGAGGGATGCTGATGTTCGCCTTCCTGGAGCGCTCGGAGCACGCGGACCGGATCGCCAACTTCGTGGCCATGGGCAGCCCGGCCTGCGTGTCGGAGTCTCCCGAATCGAAGCGGGTCCTCAAGGCCAACCGGGGCCTCCGGACGCTGATGAAGGCCATCAGCACCAGCCGGATCGCCCGGCCGATGTCCATCGCCCGGCCCCCGGGCCTGGACCAGATCGACCGCTTCTACTACTCGGCCGACAACGTCGACCGCGAGACCGTCGACCGCTTCTACGGCTCGACCCTGGAAGACCCCGGCCCCGGCGCCCTGAAGCAGATGGATCGCTACCTGGAGTCCGGTCGGTTAGTCTCGGAGGACGGCTCGATCGACTACTTCGCCGGCCTCCCGGAGATCCGCACGCCCACGCTCTTCGTCGCCGGGGACGGCGACATCCTGGCCGACCTGTTCTCGAAGTGGAAGACCTACGAGGCCATGGGCAGCGCCGACAAGACCTTCCTCCGCTTCGGCCGCTCCCAGGGGCACGTCGCCGACTATGGCCACTGCGACCTCGTCTGGAGCCGGCACGCCCCGAAGGAGATCTTCCCGGAGATCATCGACTGGCTCGACGCCCGGCAGCAGGCCGTCCGCCCGAGCCCCCAGCGCTGA
- a CDS encoding VanZ family protein: protein MRSFLIVVVSTAYLLALVELTLVRFHQDSPEPNLVPMRTVAACCASGGRTMALNVAGNLALLAPVGVLLPLARPGRVSTAQVVLAASLLSGAIEAAQFAGGRRTADVDDLILNTIGALAAYTTLRVVSTASRSFTPIGTAGPRRPAFAGPRGAGAGR from the coding sequence ATGCGATCATTCCTGATCGTGGTGGTCTCGACGGCCTACCTGCTCGCGCTGGTCGAGCTGACGCTCGTCCGGTTCCACCAGGACTCCCCGGAGCCGAACCTCGTCCCGATGCGGACGGTCGCCGCCTGTTGTGCGAGCGGCGGTCGGACCATGGCGCTGAACGTGGCCGGCAACCTCGCGCTGCTCGCCCCCGTCGGGGTGCTCCTCCCGCTGGCGAGGCCGGGGAGAGTCTCGACGGCGCAGGTGGTCCTGGCCGCGTCCCTGCTCAGCGGGGCGATCGAGGCGGCCCAGTTCGCCGGCGGGCGTCGCACCGCAGACGTGGACGACCTGATCCTCAACACGATCGGCGCCCTGGCGGCCTACACGACCCTGAGGGTGGTATCGACCGCGTCCCGGAGCTTCACGCCGATCGGCACAGCGGGTCCGCGTCGCCCCGCATTCGCCGGCCCGCGGGGGGCGGGGGCCGGACGCTGA
- a CDS encoding glycine betaine ABC transporter substrate-binding protein codes for MNDNLARQFEILPLNLSHHLKITVIALAIGVVIGLPLSILIARKKALRYPVLTAIGVIQTVPSLALLALMVPLMAKLSEWSLSLSGTGFSFFGLYPTVAALSLYSLLPIVRNSVTGILGVEPTLTEAARGLGMTDRQALFRVELPLALPVIVAGLRTATVWVVGTATLATPVGQRSLGNYIFSGLQTRNWLAVLFGCVAAAALAVTLDFLIGALERAAAERSRKLAVAAFAGLALLFGGGLVAPTLVAQYRGTGGSDAVSIGSKTFTEQYILASLFQQTFNDAGIPSRRVENLGSTFGLDALAQGEIDVFVDYTGTIWANSMKRSGPDDRERVLAEVTEWLSAERGIRSLGSLGFENAYALAMRRDQAEELGIETIADLAPHASKLSIGGDYEFFERPEWRSIRDTYDIDFSREDTFDSTFMYQAAATGQVDVISAFTTDGRIDAFDLVVLDDPRGAIPPYDALLLLSPRVADREDVAAALSPLVGEIGEDLMRSANGLVDRDADKKPPSAAARELRGWIRERSSSSPTP; via the coding sequence ATGAACGACAACCTCGCCCGGCAGTTCGAGATCCTGCCGCTGAACCTGTCGCATCACCTGAAGATCACCGTGATCGCCCTGGCGATCGGCGTGGTCATCGGCCTGCCGCTGTCGATCCTGATCGCCCGCAAGAAGGCGCTGCGCTACCCGGTGCTGACGGCGATCGGCGTGATCCAGACCGTGCCCAGCCTCGCGCTACTGGCCCTGATGGTCCCGCTGATGGCGAAGCTCAGCGAGTGGAGCCTGAGCCTCTCCGGCACCGGCTTCTCGTTCTTCGGCCTCTACCCGACGGTGGCGGCCCTGTCCCTCTACAGCCTCCTGCCGATCGTCCGGAACTCGGTCACCGGGATCCTCGGCGTCGAGCCGACGCTCACCGAGGCCGCCCGGGGGCTGGGGATGACCGACCGGCAGGCCCTGTTCAGGGTCGAGCTGCCGCTGGCCCTGCCGGTGATCGTCGCCGGCCTGCGAACGGCCACGGTCTGGGTGGTGGGCACGGCCACGCTGGCGACCCCCGTCGGGCAGCGATCGCTGGGCAATTATATTTTCAGCGGATTGCAGACGCGCAACTGGCTCGCCGTCCTGTTCGGCTGCGTGGCCGCGGCGGCCCTGGCGGTGACGCTCGACTTCCTGATCGGCGCCCTCGAACGCGCCGCCGCCGAGCGGAGCAGGAAGCTCGCCGTCGCCGCGTTCGCCGGGCTCGCCCTGCTGTTCGGCGGCGGCCTGGTGGCGCCGACCCTGGTGGCGCAGTACCGGGGGACGGGCGGTTCGGACGCGGTGTCGATCGGCTCGAAGACGTTCACCGAGCAATACATCCTCGCCTCGCTGTTCCAGCAGACGTTCAACGACGCCGGGATCCCCTCCCGACGGGTGGAGAACCTCGGGTCGACCTTCGGCCTCGATGCGCTGGCCCAGGGGGAGATCGACGTCTTCGTCGACTACACCGGCACCATCTGGGCGAACTCGATGAAGCGCTCGGGCCCCGACGACCGCGAGCGGGTGCTCGCCGAGGTGACGGAATGGCTCTCCGCCGAACGAGGGATCCGGTCGCTCGGCAGCCTCGGCTTCGAGAACGCCTACGCCCTGGCCATGCGTCGCGACCAGGCCGAGGAACTCGGGATCGAGACGATCGCCGACCTCGCCCCGCACGCCTCGAAGCTCTCCATCGGCGGCGACTACGAGTTCTTCGAGCGGCCCGAGTGGCGGTCGATCCGGGACACGTACGACATCGACTTCTCCCGGGAGGACACCTTCGACTCCACGTTCATGTACCAGGCCGCCGCCACCGGCCAGGTCGACGTGATCTCCGCCTTCACCACCGACGGCCGCATCGACGCCTTCGACCTCGTCGTCCTCGACGACCCGCGGGGCGCCATCCCACCCTATGACGCCCTGCTCCTGCTCTCCCCTCGGGTGGCCGACCGGGAGGACGTGGCCGCCGCCCTCTCACCGCTCGTCGGCGAGATCGGCGAGGACCTGATGCGATCGGCCAACGGCCTGGTCGACCGGGACGCCGACAAGAAGCCCCCCTCCGCGGCGGCCCGGGAGCTTCGGGGGTGGATCCGGGAACGGTCCTCCTCCTCCCCGACACCGTGA
- a CDS encoding 4a-hydroxytetrahydrobiopterin dehydratase, protein MTTTAEQLTKKKCAPCEGGVPPLSSKEAQELASNVEGWAISADGKVIRREWTAKNFVAAMAFLNNVAELAEEEGHHPDLHLVGYRNLAIELTTHAIGGLSENDFILAAKINRVPVATKG, encoded by the coding sequence ATGACGACCACCGCCGAGCAACTCACGAAGAAGAAGTGTGCCCCCTGCGAGGGAGGCGTCCCGCCCCTGTCCTCGAAGGAGGCTCAGGAGCTGGCCTCGAACGTTGAGGGCTGGGCCATCTCGGCCGACGGCAAGGTCATCCGCCGGGAATGGACGGCGAAGAATTTCGTCGCGGCGATGGCGTTCCTGAACAACGTCGCCGAGCTGGCCGAGGAGGAGGGGCATCACCCCGACCTGCACCTCGTCGGCTACCGGAACCTGGCGATCGAGCTGACGACGCACGCCATCGGCGGGCTGTCGGAGAACGACTTCATCCTGGCGGCGAAGATCAACCGGGTCCCCGTCGCGACGAAGGGCTGA
- a CDS encoding alpha/beta hydrolase, with protein sequence MRRHHRLGLPWSLVFFAIAAPGATAQVRVTPESARGGTTSGEPWAVVPETFRDLDLPDWPVPTDLPRWEGQGRAEVRSTLLELLGELPPRPDPGRVEVVSREQHDGYSLERFRFHNGVDMVVPGILLIPDGLTEPAPAIVGLHGHGSSKESICTDEGHGQYVGPMLARKGYVVAAIDAYFNGDRIGKGPGGVNDDKLGQEHSLFKLNLWLGRTLWGMMLRDEQCLIDYLETRPEVDASRIGATGMSMGCTRAWWLAAIDDRVDAIVGVACFTRYAELISHGDLRRHGIYYFVPGLLDHFDTEAIYALVAPRPMLQLSGDEDGGAPLDGIEVLERKLQEVYALHGVPEHFRSVVYSGTGHEYLPEMKDEMVAWFERHLPVEE encoded by the coding sequence ATGCGACGCCATCACCGGCTCGGACTCCCCTGGTCCCTGGTCTTCTTCGCGATCGCCGCCCCCGGGGCGACGGCCCAGGTCCGGGTCACCCCCGAATCTGCGCGCGGGGGGACCACCTCGGGCGAGCCCTGGGCGGTCGTCCCCGAGACGTTCCGCGACCTCGACCTGCCCGACTGGCCGGTGCCGACGGACCTGCCCCGCTGGGAAGGACAGGGCCGGGCGGAAGTCCGGTCAACGCTCCTCGAACTGCTGGGCGAACTGCCCCCGAGGCCCGACCCGGGCCGGGTCGAGGTCGTCTCCCGGGAGCAGCACGACGGCTACTCCCTGGAGCGGTTCCGGTTCCACAACGGCGTCGACATGGTCGTGCCCGGCATCCTGCTCATCCCCGACGGATTGACGGAGCCCGCCCCGGCGATCGTCGGCCTGCACGGGCACGGCAGCTCCAAGGAGAGCATCTGCACGGATGAGGGGCACGGCCAGTACGTCGGCCCGATGCTGGCGAGGAAGGGCTACGTCGTCGCGGCCATCGACGCCTATTTCAACGGCGATCGGATCGGCAAGGGCCCCGGCGGGGTCAACGACGACAAGCTCGGCCAGGAGCACAGCCTGTTCAAGCTCAACCTCTGGCTCGGCCGGACCCTCTGGGGCATGATGCTCCGGGATGAACAATGCCTGATCGATTACCTGGAGACGCGGCCCGAGGTCGACGCCTCCCGGATCGGCGCCACCGGGATGAGCATGGGATGCACCCGGGCCTGGTGGCTGGCGGCGATCGACGACCGGGTCGACGCGATCGTCGGCGTGGCCTGCTTCACCCGGTACGCCGAGCTGATCTCCCACGGCGACCTCCGGCGGCACGGGATCTATTACTTCGTGCCCGGCCTGCTCGACCACTTCGACACCGAGGCCATCTACGCCCTCGTCGCGCCCCGGCCCATGCTCCAGCTCTCCGGCGACGAGGACGGCGGGGCGCCGCTCGACGGGATCGAGGTCCTGGAGCGGAAGCTCCAGGAGGTCTACGCGCTCCACGGCGTCCCCGAGCATTTCCGGAGCGTGGTCTACTCCGGCACCGGCCACGAATACCTGCCGGAGATGAAAGACGAGATGGTCGCCTGGTTCGAGCGGCACCTGCCCGTGGAGGAGTGA
- a CDS encoding carbon-nitrogen hydrolase family protein, translating to MFLAAAVQMTSTSDAEANWRQARSLVERAAGYGAALVATPENTNFLGPAPEKVRLAEPIDGPTCRRFGDLARSLGIHLLLGSFNERIERDPARCHNTSVLFGPDGQVQATYRKIHLFDVDVSESVRYRESDQIAPGSAAVVTRTPLGTLGLSICYDLRFGNLYRRLVREGAEILCVPSAFTLTTGRAHWEPLVRARAIECQGFVIAPAQCGRHDDEGLRETFGHAMIVDPWGQVLATAADGPGLALAEIDPGLVARVRRSIPVADHLHPEL from the coding sequence ATGTTCCTGGCCGCCGCCGTGCAGATGACCTCCACCTCCGACGCCGAGGCCAACTGGCGGCAGGCCCGCTCGCTGGTCGAACGCGCCGCGGGGTACGGGGCCGCGCTCGTCGCCACGCCCGAGAACACGAACTTCCTCGGCCCGGCGCCGGAGAAGGTCCGCCTCGCCGAGCCGATCGACGGCCCCACCTGCCGGCGGTTCGGGGATCTGGCCCGTTCGCTGGGCATCCACCTGCTGCTCGGCTCGTTCAACGAGCGGATCGAGCGCGACCCGGCCCGGTGCCACAACACCAGCGTGCTATTCGGCCCCGACGGCCAGGTGCAGGCGACCTACCGGAAGATCCACCTGTTCGACGTGGACGTCTCGGAGTCGGTCCGCTACCGAGAGTCGGACCAGATCGCCCCTGGGTCGGCCGCCGTCGTGACCAGGACGCCGCTCGGCACACTCGGGCTGTCGATCTGCTACGACCTCCGGTTCGGCAACCTCTACCGCCGGCTCGTCCGGGAGGGGGCCGAGATCCTCTGCGTCCCTTCCGCCTTCACCCTGACGACCGGCCGGGCCCACTGGGAGCCGCTGGTCCGGGCCCGGGCGATCGAGTGCCAGGGCTTCGTGATCGCCCCGGCCCAATGCGGCCGGCACGACGACGAGGGCCTCCGGGAGACCTTCGGCCACGCCATGATCGTCGACCCCTGGGGCCAGGTCCTCGCCACCGCCGCCGACGGGCCCGGCCTCGCCCTGGCCGAGATCGACCCGGGCCTCGTGGCGCGGGTCCGACGCTCGATCCCGGTGGCCGACCACCTGCACCCGGAGCTGTGA
- a CDS encoding lipopolysaccharide kinase InaA family protein, which produces MSTIDQSPRTRPEARPTAPGPEGRIFQPPDWEWAHAGEVGWWVLPEWRGVLLTPDGRLRLDEWRDLGLVETVKSGPHRVVWRVALPTGAIYVKQFLVPTWREVLRQWFRRGKGRNEGKRARMLARIGVPTIRPVALGERRVRRFLFENFLISPEIADATPLDRFLRDDLPAMPPRRAAIVRRRVTVALGALTARLHACGMRHDDFHPGNLLLRLDDGDRPRLAMIDLDALRLGKPLGPPQAASNLARLNHASLLLASRADRQRFLDAYVEARGGEIGDLAHFSRRVVGLTRRWAERLWRRRARRCVGSNQDFEAIRRRDRWVVSGRSIDATTLHSLLDDPDAPFSDPSAVLLKHSRTTTVAELTLPVGGRPTRVVYKRFNRKKRLEALLTTVRPSRAWRAWRANHHLRSRGLPTPPDLLVLGRDGRRGPIRLPAGPTETYLMTVKAEPSTTLADFLREALPSLPEGDQLAIRRRLASSLGRLLRDLHERCLSDRDLKASNILIEGDPGATRPSLSLIDLVGVRLISPLPEDRRIQNLARLLASLAEQPGWSRTDSLRLLRAYLPQHEAAAGRWKATWRRISRRIDRKRARNRRRGRPMS; this is translated from the coding sequence ATGAGCACGATCGACCAATCGCCCCGGACCCGGCCGGAAGCCCGTCCGACGGCCCCCGGGCCCGAGGGCCGGATCTTCCAGCCCCCGGACTGGGAATGGGCCCATGCCGGGGAGGTCGGCTGGTGGGTCCTCCCGGAGTGGCGAGGCGTCCTGCTGACGCCCGACGGGAGGCTCCGGCTGGACGAGTGGCGCGACCTCGGGCTGGTCGAGACGGTCAAGTCGGGCCCGCACCGGGTCGTCTGGCGGGTGGCGTTGCCGACCGGCGCCATCTACGTCAAGCAGTTCCTCGTGCCCACCTGGCGCGAGGTGCTCCGCCAGTGGTTCCGCCGCGGCAAGGGCCGGAACGAGGGGAAGCGGGCCCGGATGCTGGCGCGGATCGGCGTGCCGACCATCCGCCCGGTGGCCCTGGGGGAGCGTCGGGTCCGGAGGTTCCTGTTCGAGAACTTCCTGATCTCCCCGGAGATCGCCGACGCCACCCCGCTGGACCGCTTCCTCCGGGACGACCTGCCGGCCATGCCCCCCCGCCGGGCGGCGATCGTCCGGCGTCGCGTGACGGTGGCGCTCGGCGCGCTCACCGCCCGCCTGCACGCCTGCGGCATGAGGCACGACGACTTCCACCCGGGGAATCTGCTGCTCCGGCTCGACGACGGCGACCGCCCCCGGCTGGCGATGATCGACCTGGACGCCCTCCGACTGGGCAAGCCGCTCGGGCCCCCCCAGGCGGCCTCGAACCTGGCCCGACTCAACCACGCCTCGCTGCTGCTGGCCTCGCGGGCCGATCGGCAGCGGTTCCTCGACGCCTACGTCGAGGCCCGGGGCGGCGAGATCGGCGACCTGGCCCATTTCTCCCGACGCGTCGTCGGCCTGACCCGGCGCTGGGCCGAGCGGCTCTGGAGGCGACGGGCCCGCCGCTGCGTCGGCTCGAACCAGGACTTCGAGGCGATCCGACGCCGGGACCGCTGGGTCGTCTCCGGCCGATCCATCGACGCCACGACGCTCCATTCCCTGCTCGACGACCCGGACGCGCCGTTCTCCGACCCCTCGGCCGTGCTCCTGAAACACTCCCGGACGACCACGGTCGCCGAGCTGACCCTGCCGGTCGGCGGCCGGCCGACCCGGGTCGTCTACAAGCGATTCAACCGCAAGAAGCGGCTCGAAGCCCTCCTGACGACCGTCCGGCCGTCCCGGGCCTGGCGGGCCTGGCGGGCGAACCACCACCTCCGGAGCCGGGGGCTTCCGACCCCCCCCGACTTGCTCGTCCTCGGCCGAGATGGGCGACGGGGGCCGATCCGGCTGCCGGCCGGGCCGACCGAGACGTACCTGATGACCGTCAAGGCCGAGCCGTCGACGACGCTGGCCGACTTCCTCCGGGAGGCGCTGCCGAGTCTCCCCGAGGGGGATCAACTGGCGATCCGTCGACGGCTCGCCTCGTCGCTCGGCCGGCTGCTCCGGGACCTGCACGAGCGCTGCCTGTCCGACCGGGATCTGAAGGCGTCGAATATCCTGATCGAGGGGGACCCCGGGGCGACCCGGCCGAGCCTGAGCCTGATCGACCTGGTGGGCGTCCGGCTCATCAGCCCGCTGCCGGAGGATCGCCGGATCCAGAACCTCGCCCGCCTGCTCGCCAGCCTGGCGGAACAGCCGGGGTGGTCGAGGACCGATTCGCTCCGCCTGCTGCGGGCGTACCTGCCCCAGCACGAGGCGGCGGCCGGTCGCTGGAAAGCGACCTGGCGGCGAATCTCCCGCCGGATCGACCGCAAGCGCGCCCGGAACCGGCGGCGGGGCCGCCCGATGTCCTGA
- a CDS encoding ATP-binding cassette domain-containing protein, producing MISAHSVSKSFDGGLTHSVRDLDLDVRDGELLVLLGESGSGKTTTLKMLNGLVAPTSGTIVVEGDDIAGVDQVMLRRRIGYVFQGIGLFPHLTVAENVALVPTLLGWPRTEREARVDELLGLVKLDPKTYRSRAPAELSGGQRQRVGIARALAGRPRIVLMDEPFGALDPITRDHLQMEYLNIHRELGLTTVMVTHDITESLILADRIAVMSAGRLIRLGEPADLVAEPGVPYVAELLETPRRQAERLGNLLDPAGGAR from the coding sequence ATGATCTCGGCGCATTCCGTCTCGAAGTCGTTCGACGGCGGCCTGACCCACTCCGTCCGGGACCTGGACCTCGACGTCCGGGACGGGGAGCTCCTGGTGCTGCTCGGCGAGTCGGGCAGCGGCAAGACGACGACCTTGAAGATGCTCAATGGCCTGGTCGCCCCGACCTCCGGGACGATCGTCGTCGAGGGGGACGACATCGCCGGGGTCGATCAGGTGATGCTCAGGAGGAGGATCGGCTACGTCTTCCAGGGGATCGGCCTGTTCCCGCACCTGACCGTGGCCGAGAACGTGGCGCTGGTGCCCACGCTGCTCGGCTGGCCTCGGACGGAGCGCGAGGCCCGGGTCGACGAGCTGCTCGGCCTGGTGAAGCTCGACCCGAAGACCTACCGATCGCGGGCCCCGGCGGAGCTGTCCGGCGGCCAGCGGCAGCGGGTGGGGATCGCCCGGGCGCTGGCGGGACGGCCGAGGATCGTCCTCATGGACGAGCCGTTCGGGGCGCTCGACCCGATCACCCGGGACCACCTCCAGATGGAATACCTGAACATCCACCGGGAACTCGGGCTGACGACCGTGATGGTCACGCACGACATCACCGAGTCGCTGATCCTGGCCGACCGGATCGCCGTGATGAGCGCGGGGAGGCTGATCCGCCTGGGAGAGCCCGCCGACCTGGTCGCCGAGCCGGGCGTCCCCTACGTGGCCGAGTTGCTGGAGACCCCTCGACGCCAGGCCGAACGCCTGGGCAACCTGCTCGACCCCGCCGGGGGTGCCCGATGA
- a CDS encoding (2Fe-2S)-binding protein encodes MARTLEFRVNGTPRRIPAEPERPLLGVLRDELGLTGSKYGCGEGQCGACTVLIDGTATRSCVVRLGNVADREITTIEGLESDDGTLHPVQQAFLDCDALQCGYCTPGMIVASAALLAEEPEPTRERVVDALRRNVCRCGTYARILDAVALAADRMKGGDR; translated from the coding sequence ATGGCCCGCACCCTGGAATTCCGAGTCAACGGCACTCCCCGACGGATCCCGGCCGAGCCCGAGCGCCCCCTGCTCGGCGTGCTCCGCGACGAGCTGGGCCTGACCGGCAGCAAATACGGCTGCGGCGAGGGCCAGTGCGGCGCATGCACCGTCCTCATCGACGGGACGGCCACCCGCTCCTGCGTCGTCCGCCTCGGGAACGTGGCCGACCGCGAGATTACGACCATCGAGGGGCTCGAATCCGACGACGGGACGCTCCACCCGGTCCAGCAGGCGTTCCTCGACTGCGACGCGCTGCAGTGCGGCTACTGCACCCCCGGCATGATCGTCGCCTCCGCCGCGCTGCTGGCCGAGGAGCCCGAGCCGACCCGGGAACGGGTCGTCGACGCCCTGCGACGGAACGTCTGCCGTTGCGGCACCTACGCGCGGATCCTCGACGCCGTCGCCCTGGCCGCCGATCGGATGAAGGGGGGTGACCGATGA
- a CDS encoding glycosyltransferase family 4 protein, whose product MKALALVESPDHVCCRYRIRPFEAALAGLGWSLAVEGLARGPVARPAQLRGARRFDAVILQRKLPSAWEFEVLRRSSRRLVFDLDDAVFWRDSYHPRGQQSASRWARFSRLARRADAVIAGNDFLAGRALRAGAGEGAVHRIPTCVDPARYPIREHAPGAPVRLAWIGSSSTMRGIEGRRDLWDRIAREVPGIRMRVISDRAPDLGAMPVEFVPWSEATEAAALAECDAGVSWTPDDPWSRGKCGLKVLQYLAAGLPVVANPVGVHGEMVANGRSGFLVDSDDDWLVAVGRLADDADLRRRLGREARGAVERDFSADRWASRFAEVVTGRAVGSTPRPRLGPGDVRGACRPGPAGGSRR is encoded by the coding sequence ATGAAGGCCCTGGCACTGGTCGAGTCCCCCGACCACGTCTGTTGCCGATACCGGATCCGGCCCTTCGAGGCCGCCCTGGCGGGCCTCGGGTGGTCGCTGGCGGTGGAGGGGCTCGCCCGGGGGCCGGTCGCCAGACCGGCGCAACTGCGGGGGGCCCGGCGATTCGACGCGGTGATCCTCCAGCGGAAGCTGCCCTCGGCCTGGGAGTTCGAGGTCCTCCGACGGTCGAGCCGGCGACTCGTCTTCGACCTCGACGACGCCGTCTTCTGGCGGGACTCCTACCACCCCCGGGGGCAGCAGAGCGCCTCCCGATGGGCCCGATTCTCCCGGCTCGCCCGGCGGGCCGACGCGGTGATCGCCGGCAACGATTTCCTCGCCGGCCGGGCGCTGCGCGCCGGGGCCGGCGAGGGGGCCGTCCATCGCATCCCCACCTGCGTCGACCCCGCCCGCTATCCGATCCGGGAGCACGCGCCGGGCGCCCCGGTCCGACTGGCATGGATCGGCTCGTCGAGCACGATGCGGGGGATCGAGGGACGCCGGGACCTCTGGGACCGGATCGCCCGGGAGGTGCCGGGCATCCGGATGAGGGTCATCAGCGACCGGGCCCCCGACCTGGGGGCGATGCCCGTCGAGTTCGTCCCCTGGTCCGAGGCGACCGAGGCCGCCGCCCTGGCGGAGTGCGACGCGGGGGTCTCCTGGACGCCGGACGACCCCTGGAGCCGGGGCAAGTGCGGCCTCAAGGTGCTCCAGTACCTCGCCGCGGGCCTGCCCGTCGTGGCCAACCCGGTCGGCGTGCACGGGGAGATGGTGGCGAACGGCCGGTCGGGATTCCTGGTCGACTCGGACGACGACTGGCTCGTCGCCGTCGGCCGGCTCGCCGACGATGCCGACCTCCGGCGCCGGTTGGGCCGGGAGGCCCGGGGGGCGGTCGAGCGGGATTTCTCGGCCGACCGCTGGGCGTCCCGGTTCGCCGAGGTGGTGACGGGCCGGGCGGTCGGCTCGACGCCCCGGCCCCGCCTCGGGCCGGGGGATGTCCGTGGCGCGTGTCGCCCGGGACCGGCCGGGGGCTCTCGGCGATGA